The Maniola jurtina chromosome 13, ilManJurt1.1, whole genome shotgun sequence genomic interval TTTTGTCCACACGTGACTTGCTTGCTCACCATTCGGTCGCCATTACTATAAGGAGCGCTAGCCAACAACAGCGATAGTGGCAATCGCAATGCGATTATTACAACTCTGGTGCTAATCCtacttgtttacattttttttctacagtACCAAACATATCTGtcgaaataaaatttatttcaattctcATTCTCTCTTCATACCAGTAACTAGTTGCAGAACTTTGCTCCTTGCAAGTTTTCCAGATGACGTTAGCGGTAAGTGATCCAGGAACACTACACCACCACGTAATTCTTTGTTTTTGGACAGTTTACCTGAAAAAAAAGAGTTTTACTTTGTGTTCAATGTTTTCAACTCATAGGTATGCCACCTATCCATATCATCTATTGTCTTGTCGGAAATCCATTATTCACAAGTCACTGGAGTATTTGGGATAGCTTTTTTTATCTTAGAAATAGAATTACTTACTTGCCACGAGGTCTTTGATATCCTGCGCGGTAACATGGCATTCTTCGTTTCTCACTATGCAAGCTACTGCCTTTTGTCCTTCTAGAGGATCGTTTATTCCAACTACACACACTTCTTTTACTCCTGGATGTGTGCTTATCAGTTCTTCTACTTCTAAAGGCAAGATCTGCACCAAAAATAGAGTTTTATATAATTCACAAGTTTGCACATGGCTGCGatttcatctggtggtaagtgactgatgatacagtctaaaatggaagtcggctggaaggggtatggctaGTTGATTTTTACGTTGTATCGTACCGAAACAGTATATCACCTTTCAACATGGATTTGCTGGTAGAGAGGTGAATAGCCACAGCCGACGGCTGACTAGACCAAGACTAGACCAAGgagaatttagaaattataaatttctaaaAAGCTTCTGTTGGGAATCAAATCCAAGACCTTCCACCACTTGTAAGACCATATCATTCACCACTGTGCCTGTGTGTTTCTTAAACAAGACATTATACCTACGAAATTCACGAAACACACTGAAttcagagagagagagaattcAGCAGTACTTACATGAGAATTTCGGTActtaattaaagttttaatcCTGTCTACATAAAAGTAATTGTCATTTTCATCCCTGTATAGTAAATCTCCTGTTTTGAAAAAACCATCTTCTGAAAAAGCCAGTGCAGTTTCTTCTGGATCGTTGTAGTATTCctaaaatgtttcaaaatattttgtaaattatttttgaaggGTTTGCcaaatttagttaaaaaaatacccaTTTAACTCACCGTGAATCTAGGTCCCTTATTCCATAACTCACCAGTTACATAAGGTTCCTTAATTTCTGCGCCAGTGTTTGGATCCACTAACTGCAATAAAACTAGTAGTTATTTCCGGTTACGCTTGTTCCGGTTGTTTTATCGTCAAAGTCGCATTAATATCGTTTGCAGGAAAAAGTTGAGTTAAATCAGGACTagctaattacctacctacatctatTTTAAGATTTTGCGACTTGCATGTAAATACTATAGGTAATCACAAGCTACTGCGTCTAAGATGTTATTTTCCGGTTTCCTCAATCATTAGAGGAATAACTTTGTAAGTATAATTGATGCATAATGtttttaggtaagtaattaccAACTGCAGCGACGAAAGTTACAAATAATTTTACGAGATTCGTAGAGTAACTACTCTATCATGATGACAGGACCTACCTAGTTAGGTAGGTCCTGTCTTGTGTCCATCATGTACGGAAATTCAATAGTTATAAGTTCCAAAATCTggtattaaaatacttatttttgtagTACCAAACGTAGCAAATATAAAAGTAGGAGAGTACCTTGATAGCGTAGATCGGCAAAGGTCTGCCACAGCTGCCACTGGGACCATTTGGAATGGGACCGAGGACTGAACCTATCGTCTCTGTTTGGCCGTAAGCCTCCACGGCCAATGTATCCTTTCCAAGAATAGCCTAAACAAGATATTGATTGTTTTCATCATCAAACAaatttttttgtaagttttgtGAAACACTTAAAAGCAATTGCATACCTTGAATTTAGCCAGCAGTTcgggaaatatttttgacccTGTGATGGTAACGCTTTTGAAACAACTCAAGTCAACATCTCCCTTTCGACTCACTAAATATGTTACCAAAGAAGGTCCCATCAGACACGTGACTGGCTGCAAGAAAAGTTAAATTAAGACCTTTTCGGCACAAAATTCAGAGATCTTCACATCTGGGTATTAGAATATTTTTGAACTTGTTGAtctatattattgtatttggaGTAGAAAAAACAGTTGTTTTAAGcatcataaaaaaatctgtCCCTAGATTTTTAAACAGAGCTATGGATCAACCAATTTTTGTGATTATGTAGATAAATGAGTGTTCTTTATTCAAGACATACCTTATACTGGTttattatgtaaacaatatggtcATAGTCTTCTGATATGGAGGATTGCAATTTCGTGTCTCCAAATAAGGGTCCTCCTACCGACATGAAGTAATTTGATATCCAATTCACTGGAGACAAGTTCAATACTCTCTTCTTGGGCCTGAGGCGAAACAGAAAAATCGATTTTTTAAAAgggaaataaatacttaaagaCTGTATCAAgagctttttgaaaaatataaagtcCTTACTGTTTGTCGTAATTGTAGAGTTTTAGAAGTCCTTTAATTTTGTGTATAAAAGGCTTGTGGTTAAACGCTGCTACTTTCACTTTGCCCGTGGTACCACTAGTGCTGACCAAAAATGCGTATACTTTGTCTGTATCAAAGTCTGTTACCCtgaaaataatactttaattaaCTATAGACAGTATGATTGAATTTTCATAATTGCTTTAAAACTGTATAAactgtagtttaaaaaaaagataatgtAGTTTTAGAATCACAGATATCATAATgtaggtactatacctactcaaaAGGATCGCGCAGCATTTCATGCATCAGTATTAactaaaattaatgtttaataaaataaagcacTAAGATTCCATCGTTAGAATTTACTGTATAGCCACGGAAGACTTTGCTGCGTTCAAGCCCACTTCATCTACTATGTCATTATTTAATTTGCTTTTCACTAAGAAATACTAGTCTTGTTACCTGAAATCCTCTTCGGGTTCTTCGGTATcatatttatcaataaattttgcCATCGTACATTCTCCGTGTTCAAAAGTAACAATCTTTATATCCAGACCAAGATCAGCTGCAGCTTTGGAGTAAGTATCGAGAGATTCATATTGACAGAATGCTATTTTAGGCTGAGTTAGCTTGAATAATGTTCGAACTTCGTCTGAAAATGAATTTGGAAGCTCAATtcttcaattcaatttttattacacaaaatttatttatatctaaaatAGGTTCTTGAGAATCTCTTACAAGTTCTAAATAATGGGATTTTCTTTCAGAAATTCTTAACTCTAACTCATCATTTTATTGAGCCATTACATACGTACATTCAATTCAAAGATCTCTTTATACGACGATCCCCGCCCGACggaagaggatgcccgcgactttgtccacgtggatgtaggtttttgaagattccgtgggaactgtttggttttccgggataaaagttgtctatgtcaataacatggacgcaagctaactcGTTAGTCgttaccaaacatacaaatagGTTGAGCGGTTGggtctgtgggaactctttgattttccgggataaaagcctatatccgtccccgggatataagctaactctgtacctttcgtcagaatcggttaaactgttagaccgtgaaaaggtagcagacagacagacacactttcgcatttatagcattagtatggataagaccatacaagataaaatttaaaaaataattaattggtgggtcatattatttttgtagcaatgctagttataaaaaaaattaccatattTGTAAAACGGGTCGACCCCAACAATCGGCAAGCCATTATAAAGAGCTGCGTAGAATGGAATGTGCAGATCTATATGGTTCTTACCACCCAGAGCAAGCACATCTCCTGGGTTTAAGCCGAACCTTCTGAGGGCTCTAGCAAGCTGAATTGATCGAGATGCCACTGAGGCATATGTCTCTTCTTCACCGGTAGCTGCATCGATCTATGAGTATTGGGTACAAAATTTATAGATTGTTTGTGTATTTTCGCTTGGTTAACTCTAATTTGctaagattttaaaataacagatAGAGGTGTATATATtgtcaaaacaagtgtaaattaaaaatttataacacccccaagaaggttacagtaactagaaaagagctgataacttttacacggctgaaccaattttcttggattatagctaagaacactttcgattaagccacctttcagacaaaaaaaaaaaaactaaattaaaatcggttcattagtttaggagctacgatacgacagacagatacacagatacatagataaacagatacacacgtcaaacttataacacccctgtttttgggtcgggggctaattAGCGCCTTTTTCAGAAGACGTAGAAGTTTTGCCAATATTTCCCCTAATAACGTCCGCTAATAATTTCCGCTAAATCATAACTTGTTGAGATAAACTTTTTGTCATAATGATAgttaataaagttaataaatttaaaagcaCAAATCTTGCATAGATTCTATTAATacaattttgtatttaaattattattgacgcatatcaaaataagtaaataataggtaggtatattatatctaaATAGTAATCACCTGACAAATAGAATCTTGATGCTGTTTTAACTTTTCGAGCATCAACTGCCCGAGATGGTTATCACAAGATATATCATAAGGTACACCCATTCTCAAAATtcaaggtacctaagtataagtgGGTATGTCTGAATCAGTTCCTGACTTAACTTTGAATGACACTATGCTAACACTAAGGCTTTAATATAGGGTCTATTATATACTGAGGAAAGCACAGGTGAATTGATCTATAAGGAAAACAGTTCCGATGCATAACTTTATGTTGTAACTATAATATGAGTCATTGTAATTTGTACATTACAATTAACTAATAGCTAATGTTTAGTCCGAGGAAggaaataatgttattattacgGATCTTTAATATGCAACTCTAGATATAGACCAAGAAAAACCCTTAAAACGGAAATAGTGAGGATTCCTAAAGAAACCCTAGCATGTTGTGATGACATAACGTGGAAATAATATGCCTGATAAGCTGATACTCTGCAGTAGAGTTGCGGTCGGGATACAGGTATTCTCACAAACTtcaaagatatttatttatttatttattaggacaccagaaaattatgatatcgatacatttttaaatctaaatatacacacacacacattattagATACATAACTTATGAATTAGGtaacttattaattataaaagatATAAAAGATCCACATGATGTTTCAAATTGCAAGTTATTATGAAAAGGggaaacattaaaaataaaatactaaaactatTTTGAATAGTCTCGATGCTGAAATCTAGAAATTTATACGTTAAATCcattttaaaggttttttttttatcgttaatttttttttggtattgtctgtctgttcttgATTCCTATGCGATCGAATCCGTCCATCCTACCTATCTGTCTAGCCTATTAGGTGTACAATTAAGTTGAAACTTTTAACAGTTGTTGCCGACACTTCCGTGAAGGGTTCTGAAGCTAACATCAATAATTCGGTGATATAAATCACACTGCAACGCAACGCATGCCGGGCATTAGCTTAATTATGCaaataattatgatttattGTAATTTCTTTTAAGAcaaaatacaaattacaaaataatatataaaataattgatTCCAGATTTCATATGCAATCAATATTTGTTTATGTTCTAATTTGTTGCAATTcttatttgttgcaatgtaaTGTTATGATTTGTGCGTCATGGAATTCAAGAAAATTAATCCTGTTTCCTttaattacctaagtacctactgtaatatTGTGGTTGTTTTCAGAATAATAATGATTCTGAAAGAATATTCATTGGTTTATTCTAGAAATATTTTTCACGTCCTTCCTAGTGAAggattcagattcagatttgGAAGAGATTATTCACAACTCATAAGAAAACTAAAGTTTACATAAAACTTAGTATAAAGTTTGTGCTAGGATAAGTAATGTATAAGTAATCACTAGATGGGATTTGATCCATTGAAGTTTCCGCCCACTGTATAATCATAAATCAGTCGTTGTTCATTTAAACGATCTTTTAGAAAATGCCTTTGTGGAAAACTAATTGGAAATAAGGTATGATGTCAAAAACGATGTAGTAAACGTATAAAAT includes:
- the LOC123871012 gene encoding luciferin 4-monooxygenase-like, with translation MGVPYDISCDNHLGQLMLEKLKQHQDSICQIDAATGEEETYASVASRSIQLARALRRFGLNPGDVLALGGKNHIDLHIPFYAALYNGLPIVGVDPFYKYDEVRTLFKLTQPKIAFCQYESLDTYSKAAADLGLDIKIVTFEHGECTMAKFIDKYDTEEPEEDFRVTDFDTDKVYAFLVSTSGTTGKVKVAAFNHKPFIHKIKGLLKLYNYDKQPKKRVLNLSPVNWISNYFMSVGGPLFGDTKLQSSISEDYDHIVYIINQYKPVTCLMGPSLVTYLVSRKGDVDLSCFKSVTITGSKIFPELLAKFKAILGKDTLAVEAYGQTETIGSVLGPIPNGPSGSCGRPLPIYAIKLVDPNTGAEIKEPYVTGELWNKGPRFTEYYNDPEETALAFSEDGFFKTGDLLYRDENDNYFYVDRIKTLIKYRNSHILPLEVEELISTHPGVKEVCVVGINDPLEGQKAVACIVRNEECHVTAQDIKDLVASKLSKNKELRGGVVFLDHLPLTSSGKLARSKVLQLVTGMKRE